Genomic window (Verrucomicrobiaceae bacterium):
GCCATGAGCTGATACGGGAACACTTTGGCACGACGCACCTGCTCCTCGCTGCGCAGACGGCTGGCGATGAGTCGGGTGATCTCCTTCACGGAGAACACGCCATGACGGGCAAAGGTGTTCAGGTTCATCCTCGTCATCTGCCATGGGGCACGACGCGCGATGGCCTGCCACTGCTCCGCCGTCAAAGGCAGCGCGGTGAGCATCTGGAAGGGCACCTCAGGCGGATTTCCCGCCGGATCGGCCTTCCAGTCCTCGAACTCGCGCACGACACGCGGCAGGGCCGACGCCTCGTGCTTTCGCCCGATGAGATAACCGTAGAGCGCCTCGCGGGTCTTCGTCGCTGGACGCGGATGCACCATTTTCACGATGTCCGCCAGCGATGGCGACTGACCCACGTCTGCGCGGAAGATGGCCTCGTCCGTGCGGGTCTCGAACCAACGACGCACGAGGCGCTTTGGCAGCGAACCGAGGGACTTCCGACCCGTCACGCCGGAGCGCAGGATCTGCACGAAGTTCCGCAGCATCTTGGCGTCATCGATCACTCGATCAAAGATCAGCTCCAGGCGCTCGGCATCCCGGGCGGCCAGCACAGCGCAAAGCAGCGCTGGCACATCCTTCATGAAGCCCTTTTGGCGGCAGTGAAGCGCCGTGCGGGCGATGAAATCGGTCGGGACCTTCTCACACAGCTTCAGCACCTGCTGGAGCTGGTCCTCCGCCGTGGCGTAGTAGGTGCGGTTCAGGCAACCCGTGGCCGCAAACTGCGCCAGAGCCTGACGCGGCGCGAGGGTGTAGGCCCGGCCTCCGGCTTCATTGAAGCTGTCAGCCTTCGGAGCGAGCGCTCCGGCGATGGTTTGGAAGAGAGTTTTGTTTGCCATGTTGGTTTCGGGTGGTTGTTCCCGTGTGCCAATCTCTATTGCTAGTGCCGTGCCAAAACTTGGCACGGAGGGGTCGGATGACGCTGGAAGCCTTGTAAATACAGGGGAAGAAAATTTTACGGGTGTTTTCTTGGCCGTGCCATGACACCAAACAAATCCTGATTGTTTATCTGATAAGCTAGCTAATTATCCAAACTATGGCTTCAGCTAAACCCATCATCACTTTCGGCTTCCTCGGCTCCACGTTGGACCGCGCTCAGGGCGCGGAGCGGTGGTCGAAATGGCGGCCGACGGTGGCGATGTGTCAGCAGGAGGATTTGCTCATTTCGCGGCTCGAGTTGCTCGTGGAGCCGAAGTTTGCCGATCTGGCGAAAAGCGTGGTCGCGGACATCGCGAAGGTTTCGCCGGAGACGGAGGTGGTGGTGCATGAGTTCGCGCTGAAGGACCCGTGGGACTTTCAGGAGGTGTATGAGCGGCTCTACGACTTCGTGCGTGGTTATGATTTCCAGCCGGAGAAGGAGGACTACCTCATCCACCTGACCACGGGCACGCATGTGGCGCAGATTTGCTGGTTCTTGCTCAATGAGGCGAATTTCATCCCGGCGCGGCTGCTGCAAACCTCGCCGTCACGCGAGGGCGGACGCGATGCGAAGGCCTGCGGGCGCTACGAGATTATCGACATCGACCTCTCGAAGTATGACCGGCTCTCAACCCGCTTCGCGCAGGAGCAGGAGCGAACGCTGGATTTCCTGAAAAGCGGCATCGCCACGAAGAGCAAGGGCTTCAACAAGCTCATCGAGCAGATCGAACTCGTCGCCGTGAACTCCAAAGCGCCGATCCTCATCATGGGACCGACCGGCGCGGGCAAATCGATGCTCGCAGGCCGCATCTACGACCTGCGACGCTCACGGGCCGGTTTGAGCGGTCGATTCGTCGAAGTGAACTGCGCCACGTTGCGTGGCGATCAGGCGATGTCGGCCCTGTTTGGCCACAAACGCGGCTCGTTCACGGGTGCGCAGTCGGACCGGCCGGGTTTGCTCAAAGAGGCGGACAAAGGGCTGATTTTCCTCGATGAGATCGGCGAACTCGGGCTCGACGAGCAGGCGATGCTGCTGCGTGCGCTCGAAGACAAAACCTTTCTGCCGCTGGGCAGCGACAAGGCCGTGCAGAGCGACTTTCAGCTCATCGCGGGCACAAATCGCGACCTGCGGGCGCAGGTGGCTGCGGGCAAGTTCCGTGATGATTTGCTCGCTCGCATCAACCTGTGGACCTTCACGCTGCCGAGCCTCGCGGAGCGACGGGAAGACATCGCGGCGAATCTGGATTTCGAGCTGGAGCGATATGCGAAGGCGCACCGGCGGCAGGTGAGGATGAACAAAGAAGCGCGGGAGGCATTTTTAAAATTCGCGAAAGGCCCGGAGGCGAAGTGGAATGCGAATTTTCGCGATTTGAACGCGGCGGTGACGCGGATGGCCACGCTGGCTCCGAAGGGGCGCATCACGGTGGAGTGCGTGGAGGCGGAGGTGGGGCGATTGCGGGAGGGGTGGCGGGAGATGGGCCGAGAAGTGTTTTGTTCTCAGTTCTCAGTGCTTAGCGATGAGCTGGATCCGTTTGACCGCGTGCAGCTTGAATTTGTGATCAAGACCTGCCGCGAGTCGAAGACGCTGTCGGATGCGGGGCGGAAGCTGTTTGCGGTATCGCGGACGAAGCGCTCAAAGATGAACGATGCGGACAGGCTCAAGAAGTACCTGAAGCGCTTCAAGCTGACTTGGGAGCAGGTTTCGGCCATTCCTTGAGACAAGTTTCAAGGAATGGCACGAAAATTAGGGCTCTAGGTCGAGGAGCTGACTTTTTCGAGCATCGCGTCGATTTCTGCCTCTTCGGCATCTGGAGTGCGCTCGGCGGCAGAGAATTTGAGGCGCTTGAGCTCGGCATCATGGCTGATGGTGACAGTGTCTCCTTCGCGGATGTCCTCACGCAGCATGTGTTCGGCGAGTGGATCCTCGATGTTCTTCTCCACGGCCCGGCGCATCGGACGAGCACCGTATTGTGGATCGTAGCCTTCTTTGATGAGGAACTCGCGAGCACTGTCGTCGAGCAGGAGGGTGATCTGGCGCTTGGCGAGGCGGGCAAAGACCTTTTTGACTTCGAGATCGACGATTTGGCTGAGTTCTGCCTTTTCCAGCATGCGGAAGACGACGAGATCATCCAGACGGTTGAGGAACTCGGGCTTGAAGAACTTCTTCGCGGCCTCGTGGATCTTGCCTTTGATGCCTTCGTTGTCGGCGCTGTCCTGCTGCATGGCCATGAAGCCGAGGCTGGTCTGGCGCTTGATCTGCTCGGCACCGACATTGGAGGTCAAAATGACGATGGTGTTACGGAAGTCGATTTTGCGGCCGAAATTGTCTGTGACGACGCCTTCTTCCAAAATCTGGAGGAGGAGGTGCATGACGTCTGGATGGGCTTTTTCGACTTCATCGAACAAGACGACGCTGTAGGGCTTCCGGCGCACGGCTTCGGAGAGCTGACCGCCTTCTTCATAGCCGACGTATCCTGGAGGCGCACCAATCAAGCGGCTGGCGGTGTGCTTCTCCATGTACTCGGACATGTCGATCTGGATGAGGGCATCTGCGGTGCCGAACATGAACTCCGCGAGGTTTTTGGCGAGGAAGGTCTTACCCACGCCGGTAGGGCCGAGGAAGAGGAAGCTGCCGATAGGGCGACGCGGGTCTTTGAGATCGGCACGGGAGCGGCGGAGGGCTTTGGAGATGGCGATGACGGCTTCGTCCTGGCCGATGACCTTGCCTTTGAGCTCGGATTCCATTTTGAGGAGCTTCTGCGCCTCTGCGGTTTCCATGCGCTGGAGTGGCACGCCGGTCCATTTGGAGACGACGGACATGATGTCGTCCTCGCTGACATCGACGATGCGCTCCTGGCTATTCACACGCCAGTTGTCCATGACTTCTTCAAAGCGCTTTTTGGCGTTCTTTTCGCGGTCACGCAGGCGGGCGGCTTGCTCGAAGTCCTGTTCTTTGATGGAGACTTCTTTGCCGACGCGGATGTCTTCGATCTCAGCCTCGATGCCTTTGAGCTCGGTGGGGCGAGTCATGGCGGCGATGCGGGCCTTGGAACCAGCTTCGTCCATGATGTCGATGGCTTTATCAGGAAGGAAGCGGGAGGTGAGATAGCGGCTGCTGAGGTTTACCGCAGCTTTGATAGCATCATCGGAGTAGCGGGCCTTGTGATGGATCTCGTATTTGCCGCGCAGGCCGAGGAGGATTTTGATGGCGTCCTCGACGGTGGGTTCTTCCACTTTCACCTGCTGGAAGCGGCGCTCCAGGGCGCTGTCTTTTTCGATGTGCTTGCGGAATTCATTGAGCGTGGTGGCACCGATGCACTGGAGCTCACCACGGCTGAGGGCGGGCTTGATGATGTTGGAGACATCGAGCGCACCTTCTGCGCCGCCAGCGCCGACCATGGTGTGCATTTCGTCGATGAAGAGGATGACGTTTTTCGCCTTCCGAATCTCATCCATGACGGCTTTGATGCGCTCTTCAAACTGGCCACGGTATTTGGTGCCTGCGACCATGAGTGCGAGGTCGAGGGTGATGACACGCTTGTCACGGAGGATTTCCGGTACGACGCCGCTGGCGATTTCTTGAGCCAGACCCTCGACGATGGCGGTTTTGCCGACGCCGGCCTCACCAATGAGCACCGGATTGTTTTTCTGCCTGCGGCAGAGGATCTGGATGACGCGGGCGATTTCTTCCGTGCGGCCGATGACGGGGTCCATTTCGCCTTTCTGGGCGATTTCGGTCAGATCACGGCCAAAGGCCTTCAGCGCGGGTGTTTTGTCGCCTTTGCTTTTCTTTTCAGTAGGGGCACCACCTGGGGTGACGGCTTGTTTGCCTTCATCCTCATCGTCCTCGTCCTGCTTGGTGTTGGTGAAGTTGGGATCGAGCTCGCGGAGGATTTCGCTGCGT
Coding sequences:
- a CDS encoding TROVE domain-containing protein; amino-acid sequence: MANKTLFQTIAGALAPKADSFNEAGGRAYTLAPRQALAQFAATGCLNRTYYATAEDQLQQVLKLCEKVPTDFIARTALHCRQKGFMKDVPALLCAVLAARDAERLELIFDRVIDDAKMLRNFVQILRSGVTGRKSLGSLPKRLVRRWFETRTDEAIFRADVGQSPSLADIVKMVHPRPATKTREALYGYLIGRKHEASALPRVVREFEDWKADPAGNPPEVPFQMLTALPLTAEQWQAIARRAPWQMTRMNLNTFARHGVFSVKEITRLIASRLRSEEQVRRAKVFPYQLMAAYHNVGAEVPHEVKEALQDAMEIAVSNVPVVVGKVIVAPDVSGSMHSPVTGVRKGATSKVRCIDVAALVAAAFLRQNRDADVLPFETNVVRVKLNPRDSVMTNAQKLASLPCGGTNCSAVLIDLNARKVQADLVIYVSDNESWMDTPQHGRFGGSATRTMSEWMKFKQRNPKARLVCLDIQPYATTQAKEREDILNIGGFSDSVFQVIAAFASGELTGDHWVGQIEKIPL
- a CDS encoding ATP-dependent Clp protease ATP-binding subunit yields the protein MNNFTPRAQQVLALARKEADRFNHNYVGTEHLLLGLIKLGQGVAVNVLTKLKLDLETVRLQVEQQVGSGPETKMVGNIPYTPRVKKVLALASKEAKALNHSYVGTEHILLGLLREGDGVAAQVLKNLEVNLDKARSEILRELDPNFTNTKQDEDDEDEGKQAVTPGGAPTEKKSKGDKTPALKAFGRDLTEIAQKGEMDPVIGRTEEIARVIQILCRRQKNNPVLIGEAGVGKTAIVEGLAQEIASGVVPEILRDKRVITLDLALMVAGTKYRGQFEERIKAVMDEIRKAKNVILFIDEMHTMVGAGGAEGALDVSNIIKPALSRGELQCIGATTLNEFRKHIEKDSALERRFQQVKVEEPTVEDAIKILLGLRGKYEIHHKARYSDDAIKAAVNLSSRYLTSRFLPDKAIDIMDEAGSKARIAAMTRPTELKGIEAEIEDIRVGKEVSIKEQDFEQAARLRDREKNAKKRFEEVMDNWRVNSQERIVDVSEDDIMSVVSKWTGVPLQRMETAEAQKLLKMESELKGKVIGQDEAVIAISKALRRSRADLKDPRRPIGSFLFLGPTGVGKTFLAKNLAEFMFGTADALIQIDMSEYMEKHTASRLIGAPPGYVGYEEGGQLSEAVRRKPYSVVLFDEVEKAHPDVMHLLLQILEEGVVTDNFGRKIDFRNTIVILTSNVGAEQIKRQTSLGFMAMQQDSADNEGIKGKIHEAAKKFFKPEFLNRLDDLVVFRMLEKAELSQIVDLEVKKVFARLAKRQITLLLDDSAREFLIKEGYDPQYGARPMRRAVEKNIEDPLAEHMLREDIREGDTVTISHDAELKRLKFSAAERTPDAEEAEIDAMLEKVSSST
- a CDS encoding sigma 54-interacting transcriptional regulator, with the translated sequence MASAKPIITFGFLGSTLDRAQGAERWSKWRPTVAMCQQEDLLISRLELLVEPKFADLAKSVVADIAKVSPETEVVVHEFALKDPWDFQEVYERLYDFVRGYDFQPEKEDYLIHLTTGTHVAQICWFLLNEANFIPARLLQTSPSREGGRDAKACGRYEIIDIDLSKYDRLSTRFAQEQERTLDFLKSGIATKSKGFNKLIEQIELVAVNSKAPILIMGPTGAGKSMLAGRIYDLRRSRAGLSGRFVEVNCATLRGDQAMSALFGHKRGSFTGAQSDRPGLLKEADKGLIFLDEIGELGLDEQAMLLRALEDKTFLPLGSDKAVQSDFQLIAGTNRDLRAQVAAGKFRDDLLARINLWTFTLPSLAERREDIAANLDFELERYAKAHRRQVRMNKEAREAFLKFAKGPEAKWNANFRDLNAAVTRMATLAPKGRITVECVEAEVGRLREGWREMGREVFCSQFSVLSDELDPFDRVQLEFVIKTCRESKTLSDAGRKLFAVSRTKRSKMNDADRLKKYLKRFKLTWEQVSAIP